Within Ciona intestinalis unplaced genomic scaffold, KH HT000076.2, whole genome shotgun sequence, the genomic segment ttataaaagaaatataaaaccgcaacttcacgactcctatagaccgttgttaattatttaaaacacgaccagggcatttggataatatgtgctaaaagtgtcccgtcttctcccaccctactatacgttacATAACACACATCACAAAGTTATCTTCGCcggtttaaattatttgatcATTACTTtcatattcaaaaaaatcaatgaaaatagtgtttgcttttaattttttatgataTTACATTATCATAAATTTATAACACCATTCACTTTACATTACAATTACTTCATTATAAGATTATAACTGTTCGTTACAGCATGTTGACATCAACAACTTCAGTGGTAGCTGGGCAAGCGGTATGGCATTTTGTGCCCTCGTTCATAATTTCTTCCCGGAGGCCTACGACTACTCAACCCTTGACCCAAAAGCAAGAGCTAAAAACTTCACGCTGGCTTTCGACGCCGCAGAGTGAGTTTTTGCACGTTATTATGTTACACTAGCTCAATCGCCTTTGCGAATAATGCGCAAAAGTGCAGTTCGAAGTCGAACAGCCAAAACAGGCGCGCGTAAAAAGCTGCTTTTCGGTATAAATTCGACTTCCAGCTACGCTTTGCGCTCCCCCAAAGGAGACTCACAGTCCCACTTGCACGCCCACTCGTGGTCGCATGTATCGATGTGAATGTAATTCCGTAGTTTCACCACGATTCATGCTCCTACCCGAATTGTTAAATTCAACAAATCGAAAAAACggcaaaaatatttctgtgCTGACAAAACGTGCATGAATTGTGTTAGTAATTTGGGAAACGGTTTCAAATTATAGGTCTTAGAAATTAGCGGTGTCGGGTTAAGTTAAAGATTAGACTGTCTGACACTAATTTCAACGTCTACTACCCCGTGTTCATACTAACTGGTCAACTAACTCCCAAGTTTTATTCAACTAATTCATTAATTTTTGGCTGAAACTCGTTCATTTTCACCCTCAAGTCTAAAACCCTTTTCGTTCCTGTCATAATAAGTCTCACACCACTTTTTAATCCTGTCTCGACTGCGAGAAATATCGTGGGAAAAGCGTTGTACATTGTGATCACGGGAGCGTGTTTGTGAGCTTGAGCCGACGATCTGAGCCAAAAAATGACCTTTTTATGTCTGTGTGATTTGCCCTTATTAAGCCGACCACCCGCCTAACCGCATTGTGTGTGCATGTGCATGGTGACGTAGGAGGCTCGGGGAGATTCCACCTCTACTTGATCCGGAGGACATGATCCGCATGGCGGAGCCCGACTGGAAGTGCGTCTACACCTACATCATGGAGTTCTATAAGAGGATCCGCGAACTGCAGCTCACCTAAGCGTCACCCCACCACCACAACCACCACCGTGTACACAGCTGTGCCGTGAGCGTCACCACGCGCACGTCAGCTGTCCGTTGACGTCATAGACCACGTGATACGCCAACTGTCAATCACGCCGAGGCTCAGTCGGTTAACTAATTCTCGCATTCAGGAATACATTCCCTAACATAACCGTTCTGATTTCGTCAAATTTCGCCATTAAACCTGCCACACATTTGTACAAAGCGCAATTTTCACACATCGATGCTGCTTCCGTCATCTTTTGATGACCTCATTCTcattttaatgacgtcatataaaaCTAGAAAAACACATAAAGTAGTAAACTTACATAGTATTTATTACCTTATCTTTTTGTACAATTGACAGTGTTAAACATACACTTCTCTATACCTTTTATAAATTTAGCACAGTTTTCATAATACTGTAGTTCCGAAATTTTACcgttttccaaaaaaattaagcGGTAATGTTTTGCTTAACGAAACAGCACTTCGATGTATAGTCCTGTacattttcttattttctgcgctcattgtttttttttctattttacttaTACAACCGTTATTAGAATGTCAAGCCAGCATTTTCTAATTTCATGTTCAACACCAGTTTTGGTGAGTGTGCGCCAAAGTGCTTGCTATCAGCTGCCCTGCACTTTGCACTTGCATGTTACAACACGTATTGCATGCCCACTCCGTAACCTGCATACCAGAAGTCACTGAAACacttaaacatatatagtaggttgggaaagatgtaacatcacctttagcacataatatccaaatatcctgatcgtgttttaaacaattaacaggtctatgggagtcgggaggatacaatattataattcttcgaatgttctttgtttactaccaaatgggacgagaaaatagaataaaaaggtgtcccatcttccctaccctactatacaagaaTAACCAAAACCGAAGTATCTCCAAATTCAAATCCCTGTTAACTAAAGCCATaggcaaaaataaaacgtcACCCAGCTGAATTGCTGAATGGACGACTACGTTAAACGTcatcaaaacattttaatgtatatttagtAATAATACCCATTGCTCggaaattaatacaaaatgcTTTGTGCGGATCATTTAATTTGGCAACAAGTCGCTTTTTAAGCGGTTTCCTATATGCTGCGTGAAAACGCAGTCTGCAGTTACCCAGCAAATGGCCCTCCCAACCCCAAAGCTTTGCTCTCAACGCAAAAGGCTTGCCAGCGGCTGCGTAAATGGCCGATTGAAGCTCGTTCGTTTTAACACACCTCTAACCCCAGGAAATACGCTGACGCTGACCAATTACTTGACGTTGAAGACATGATGATTATGGGCAACCGACCTGACAGCAAATGTGTCTTCACATACGTCCAGTCTTTATACAACAAGTTACGTCGGTTCGAAAAGCCCCTGACCCCTCTTTCACCCACCTTTAAAGTAATGGGTGGACTTTCACCCACCGCCAAACTCCTCGCCAGCGAGGAGGCGGGAAAGTCCCAAAGATGACGTGacggtgacgtcacagttaaTTCACGACCAGTCACTCTTCTACcgttttttgctttaaatatttctatatatacacTTTACTGCTCTGTATCATTTTATATTCACCGCTGAAGCAAATCGAATCAAAATCTTACGCAGCGCTGATCCATACATACGCTGTAATACTTAATCCTCGATTTTGCAGGTATTCCAtgtaatatagttttatgatcCAACTGTCGCTGTTTAAGCCTAAATTCTTTTTTCATGACTTAGAAATTTGGGTAATTGCAATCATACAGTTCAAGAAGCAAATTCAGTTCAAGCTGCTCGTTTTACAgttatttttctgtaattttccatCACCATTTTGTTAGCCCGCATATAGTAAATGTAGACTAATGTTGCTCCgctttaaattaaacagtgTTTTGAGCCATTGCTCCTGTACAAGAGCAACCATGATTGTGATCTtgattaaacaattttaaaacgtttatgAATTTGTCAAGAAATCATGTTcacgtatagtactgtggagtaatagaggataccgttagcaactgaatctcatatttcctgatctggttttgaacaattacgcctttttagagtcgcgagcaggcggttatttaattctgtgaacattcattgtttacaatcaaatagaacgagaaaagagaagTGTCCAATATCACCCTACTATGAAACATTTTTGGGACTCGGATACTtcgtttttatgttttacaatctTATGATTAAAGTGCCCACGACCAAAATGCACTATATCCGGACACGcaacaatacattttttttcacataCAAAATGAATGTAGTACAATCTTTACTCAGCCAAAATACGTTAGCTCCCCCCCCCAAAATATCATCATGAAATGTTCGTCATGAAATGTTAGCTCATTCGTAGGGTAATTCCCACAATAAAAACCTTTACGTGAGGAAATTAAAAAGGATAGAAGAACGAAATACGGAAGGAAGGAGCGTCTTGGTCTGGGATTATAGCAGTAATATAAGTGGCAGGcgaagttttattattttaaatgtttgtttttcattataaGCCACTATAGGATTATTCATACAGCGAGTACGGTATGGTAATATACCGTAATACAGATAGGCAAACGtcttaatttagtttaaagaACAGTTTTGTAAACGTATTGTACAGCTAACTGATAAATAAAATGCGTGAATACTTATTTCAAAGTGCATAGCATGCAACAATATATGTAACACATGTTGTTTTGTAcacataacttttatataCACTGGAatgcatatatagtaaagATTTTGAACTATGATATTGGGTTTTATTGCCTCTAATAAATTAAGCACATTTTTTACAGCGTTCGCAAGATGTTGTGTAATAGTGCAATCATAtgtgtgttatttgttttatctgtAAACAGTGCAGACCCAGTGGGGCATCTACAGCCCCTTGGGTCCCACATGGACCCCCTGCCCATTGAAGTTCTGGATACCATGCCAAACCCCATTGATTTCTTTGATAACTACGTCCAAAAATCGAAGCCCGTTTTGTTCCGAGGTGCTGCGTTTAAATTTCCTTCATTTGAAAGTTGGAGGAGCGACGATTACCTTTCGTAAGTTGTCCAATGAATTAAATGAATAGATGTTTTTAGTtatgaaacatatatatatatatgttttgttgttacagTTGTGTTATTAAAACTCCAATTTGTTTTGGactatttctatgttttcttttataattaACTTATATGTGATtaagtaataaattaattacaatGCAATAGTTACAGTCATaggcgtaaagttttactaaacgttagggttgcaaaaaccagaataaaaaaagtcttCGCGCCATGAGgcgcgaaaaaaaaacagtttgcaaccctttgtttttggtttgcaaccctttaaatatgtgctttgtaAACGCTCATACAAACGTAAATGTATTCAGAATTACTTAGGgatgagacaaattaaaattacacagGTTCGGCGAGTCCGTGTAATGAGAAACGGTCGAATCTGATTGCCCGGCGATTAACGTCACAGTAGCTATGTCGTTTGCGCCTTTTGTCAAGCCCGCACGAGTGTGTGGTTATCTTACAAACGAAGACCCGTCCGTCGAAAATAGTAGGTTTCCAGAACGAAATATTGCggaaataaactgcctaaatcgtttccaacactgctttatatttatatgggttcattgcatcataatagtggttgtttgaacctggcaattgattacgacataatagcaattcacacgttggttatttacgtcataatagcgattcacacgtTAATTATTTAGCAAACAGGAGTTTAAATACCAGTTGAACACACTTGTGTAGTGAATGACGCATCggtattgacatattttaacgaacgtAAACGAAGTTTGTTCGCAGTAATAATGGTGTCTTCGTTTGGTCGAAAGTAATTCCTTACGCATTTTTAGACCGGAGAAAATCAAAGGGTTGCGAGGCAACTCTGCAACCCCGTAACTTTACGCCAGTGGTTACAGTGGAACTACTTAAAAATGGCCAAATAGTTAGAAagaatttttgtataaatatatatatatattactaatTAATATGGCTAATTATTGCTTgaaatttcacaaaaaaattgtcaaattgcctaataatatgtatatattatatatcaccaattattatgtttattgcCCTTTGATCCTTcagttaaatgaataaacctATATCCTCTCATTGAATGAATCTGTACTGTAGCCTTTAACCCGGTTTGTCTCAGTTAGAGGCGGCCAGGGTAACTACTGTGCCACAGCGGCGGcaagttaaaatttttgacctccgaacaaatttataaatcaGTTATGTAAACTTTCGACTAATTGCTAAATGTTAACAATAACGAAAGACTGTTACACAACTTGACTTCTATTACAttttacacacatatatatatatagtgtttaaaatttataatttccatataaaatgcatatatatgtaaagGAGTTAGACAACCTAATTAAAGAAAACAGTTTGTTGTATCTGAAATATTTGAGTCTGTGTTTTAcctaaaatgtttaacaaaagcaaaattgTTTTGAATGTGGCACATGAAAAGTTAAGAtaaaacgttatatatattaaaaatatatttttgtgttttaaatagaagCGGATATATCATGGATATGGCGTTAGTTTTCTGAATTGTGGTGTTATATCTTTGAGTGCTTATGTATAGGACTTGACTACTGTGTGATAAAtaacctttagcacctaaatcccatatttcctgattgtatttttaactattattaACAGCACTCTTTTAGAGACTTTGGGCTACGGCgtacggttatacaattctatAAATAGTATTTCTTTAataacaaatgggacaaggtgaaaatgtaaaaaaatatgttttatacacttgtgccagcttacaagttaccatgtatgctactTTAAATTGTAGCTtttgtgggtgactattttttttgaagtttcttcttttttgtatgtggttgataatttggatagcccattagtgaccactgggttattTTAGTTAATCTTTTTAGCCAtgctttattttacaacagacGCCATGCTTCCTAATGTTAAATACATATGGTGCACTTTTGGCAGGAAGTTATACAGACTTATCAGAATGGATCTCGTATCCTATCTCATATTCCTACGTGCATAATGCCACGTTGTGTAGATAAGCAGGCATGCCACTTAACAAAACAGCAATGTTGGTTATTTActgataactcataagcaggtatgaggtgtgtgaaacagaacacctgggTTATAATGACCGACCTTGACCTGCTAAGCGTGggcaaataagttacattcatacatttctgactgtaaatttattttaaatattttgtgaaaCTAGCCCTGATCTAGCACTCATATTTTTGGATGAATCTTTGTAATACAATAAATTACACTTACTGATAAATCTCTTCAGGAAGAAATATGGGAACTGGAAGATCGTTGCTGAGGAGGGGAAGAAAGAGGATAGAGATCTTGGAACAATGGACatgacatttaaaaagtttctgcaaatttacaaaaaaacagacatttaTCTTGTACAGGACGTTCTCCCTCCAAACCCTATGACAAGTAAATGGATTGAAACAATATGATTTGGTATCAAATCAGGCTGTAATAGTatctaaattaaataaatgtaacttgctttatcctcacgtggtcGTTTAGTGTCTTACCCCAGGACAAATTAGTCCACAATGATAGctgcgacgagccttgaacccattacctctgggttagaggcgcATGCACTAACCCCTTACTAAAAGCACTAACGGCCCCGGACAAAATTGGGTTGAGACACAGTTATGTTGAAAGTctggttgttttattcttaaattAGTTAAACAAGTGTAATTCATTTATCCAAcatgaatgttctgtttcatgcacctcttgttagcttacgagttaccacctatgtaactttgtgggtaattattttggggAACCAACCTTAGGGCTGGAGACTGGGCGAGCTCACAACGTCAATTGCAAATATAccgtaatttaaaaaaaacaatgttttatagtGTATAGTTTTAGATAGAATTTGGACTGTCAaaattttcattcaatttttttaattttttttagcagTAATGTCAGTCTTATAcccagtttaaatattaaacattttttacccaCAGCTGAAGTATATCTTCCAAAGTGTCTTTTATGTGGTGGCTTTACTGATTATTTAAACACGATGGTGATGTGGTTTTCATCTGGAGGGACAAAGTCTGTATTACACAACGATGGGTTCGAAAATATCAACTGTTTGTACGATGGATCAAAAGAACTGGTTATGATAGACAAGGTAttgtacatttatttgttgcaGGGCATATAGTTCTAGTTTTCACCACAAAATTATGGGTTTGAAATTTAGTGGGTATTtatattgtcagccatgcataaaaaattaaaagggtaacaatttgaaaaaaaatgaaaaaaattcaaaaaagtcacaatttaaaaaacataaaattgaaaaataggTAACAATTGATAATTTAGTAGAGAGTTACTTAATTAATCTTCATGTTTTGACCCAAAAGTAACCTTTTAATAAGATGGTCACAAAGTAGTAATTCAGAAAGCCTTCAAATATCCTCAATCTTTAATTTTCAGAAATACAAAGACATGGTACCAATGGACAAAAATGGTTATAGTGGCTCCGATGTGGAAAAGGTTGATATGTACAAATATCCTACATTGGGAAAGGTTCCTTGGCACCTCGCAAAGATGGAAAGTGGAGATTGCTTCTACATTCCGTATCAGTATGTCATGCCTGGAGTTAAATGAATATGACGGTGGGCAGTGACAgtcttataacacaggtgttctgttttatacaccttgtgcccgcttaagACATAACTTCGGCattatgaaaatatattatatttgctgTATGTTATGAATATGTTATACAAATCAgtatgaaaatatattaatatgaaaataagttaatataaaaacatatcaatatgaaaatacataaatataaaaataaatcaatatgaaaatatttcaataggaaattataaaatatgaaaataaaaatgttatgtttaagttttacaataaagctcattatgatgtcatagatggTTCCACCATGTGAACTCAAGCACGACCCGAAATCTGGCGATAAACATTTGGTGGTCACAGTTATACGATCTACCACAGCGTGAGCAATGCATGGAGAAGTTGGACACTTTGCCTGACGCTGAACAactctttaaatataaaatagcacCTGGTATTGAAATGAGCAGGTGGGTTACATTTGGtgtttattttcgttttttggAAATATCAGTTCCCGCATTATGGTAAAATGTAcgagttaaattttattagctttattttttttgtaccggtattataaaacatattttttatttgtcacaattttaaacaaacgctgttgttattttaacagtaacaacatttttttagtcaTCATACACCTTACGTCCGCTCATGAAtaaccacgtatgtgactttcCAACTAAAATAGATTTACTGTTGTATTTTTAGGAACGTGCTGTTTGAATCGTTTGACGaggaaacaaaaacaacaacaaaatcaaactttgTCAAACAGTTTGTTAAGAATGTACTTGATGGTTCTGAAGAAATGAATGAAGCCGCAGAAGCAGAAGCCAAAACTGTAAcgcgtttattttttaattctttttacaTTATGCAAATTTTTgcgatattttattttctgtgtGTTGCTATGCATTACTTCTGGAgattaatattgttttctttttgtgaatcatgtgtgtttttaatattgcactagttttattgcagttgttttttatatatttatactgtagttggaaaatattgtgttataGATTTTATCGCAAATATAAAAAGGGTATTCAAGCTTAAACCTGTGTTTTTCTGAAAACTATTAAACATGTATTTTCTTGCTGGTTGCCTACTTctgattagtttaaaaataaattcttgtttttttgctcTACAGATAGTTGAAGCTTTCTTTGACAATGCAGACACCGATAAAGATGGAGTTTTAACAGTTGCTGAAGCATTTGCTGTCAGTAGTGCTGAATTGAAAGAGATTCTAGGTGACAAAGGTCAAGAATTTTTTGAAGAAGGCCAGTACGGTGGTGTTGGACCCACTGAAGAAAATGCGAAAGAAGAACTTTAATGCAAAAGAAAATGAACTCTTTTTCATGATTCTACTTGAGCCAAAtcatttgtattttgtatttttgttgtgAACTGATACAAAAGATGCCATGTGAGATTACCGCCATTTGAGATTAATAAATGCTGAGATAATGACACGTCTTTgtgattttgttaaattttagaccaaggtgatcctagaatacagatattctagcggccattttcgataccttctactggtaccactaacctaaaatttggacactgtactaactagacccaagcggtaccgattctaaaatgaaaaattcaaaattcgaaaaaatattaattatgaatattaatattcgtcataaaaacatatttatagaattttctcccgatccagcttcgaatatgttatagcgctaagtgatacctaaaatatgaaacattattttctttaaaaaagtgcggggatagatgttaaatataaaaaagtatgatcataacttgaatcatataaatattaaattttcgatttttttcgcgaaaatataacttacgcatacatctatgtaggtcactagcatgttatccacatcgaaaaaaaaattaatttcaacttttttttataactgaatattaatattcgtcataaaaatatatttatagaattttctcccgatccagcttcgaacatgttatagcgctacgtaatacctaaaaaatgaaacatcattttcttcaaaaaagtgcggggaagggttcagaatacaaacaagtatgagGGTCATAACACGAATCATAcaagtattaaattttaaaatatttcggcgaaaatataacttacgcatacatctatgtaggtcactcacatgttatccccatcgaaaaaaaaattaatttcaacttttttttataactgaatattaatattcgtcataaaaatatatttatagaattttctaccgatccagcttcgaatatgttatagcgctacgttatacctaaaaaatgaaacatcattttcttcaaaaaagtgcggggaaggGTTCAGAATACATACAAGTATGAGGGTCATAACTGGAATCATAcaagtattaaattttaaaatatttcggcaaaaatataactcacgcatacatctatgtaggtcactcacatgttatccccatcaaaaaaaaaattaatttcaacttttttttataactgaatattaatattcgtcataaaaacatatttatagaattttctcccgatccagcttcgaatatgttatagcgctacgtaatacctaaaaaatgaaacatcatattcttcaaaaaagtgcggggatgggttcagaatacaaacaagtatatggtcataacttgaatcatataaatattaaattttcgatttttttcgctaaaatataacttacgcatacatctatgtaggtcactagcatgttatccccatcgaaaaaaataattaatttaNNNNNNNNNNNNNNNNNNNNNNNNNNNNNNNNNNNNNNNNNNNNNNNNNNTTAATACTTGTATGATTCGTGTTATGACCctcatacttgtttgtattctgaacccttccccgcatttttttgaagaaaatgatgtttcattttttaggtattacgtagcgctataacatgttcgaagctggatcgggagaaaattctataaatatgtttttatgacgaatattaatattcagttataaaaaaaagttgaaattattttttttttcgatgtggataacatgctagtgacctacatagatgtatgcgtaagttatattttcgcaaaaaaaatcgaaaatataatatttatatgattcaagctatgatc encodes:
- the LOC100175052 gene encoding jmjC domain-containing protein 7, translated to MLCNSAIICVLFVLSVNSADPVGHLQPLGSHMDPLPIEVLDTMPNPIDFFDNYVQKSKPVLFRGAAFKFPSFESWRSDDYLSKKYGNWKIVAEEGKKEDRDLGTMDMTFKKFLQIYKKTDIYLVQDVLPPNPMTTEVYLPKCLLCGGFTDYLNTMVMWFSSGGTKSVLHNDGFENINCLYDGSKELVMIDKKYKDMVPMDKNGYSGSDVEKVDMYKYPTLGKVPWHLAKMESGDCFYIPYQWFHHVNSSTTRNLAINIWWSQLYDLPQREQCMEKLDTLPDAEQLFKYKIAPGIEMSRNVLFESFDEETKTTTKSNFVKQFVKNVLDGSEEMNEAAEAEAKTIVEAFFDNADTDKDGVLTVAEAFAVSSAELKEILGDKGQEFFEEGQYGGVGPTEENAKEEL